The genomic segment ATTCTTTTTTCATGGTATTGGCAAACCTAAAACATCAAGTGGTATATAATTAAAATAATATCTACATCTAACACTTATAATATAATCTAAAACATCTCTATATTCTGGTTTTTGAAACCAATCGCTTAAAAGGTAAATATACTCAACTTCCATATTAAGATGAGATAATAATTTTATATACTGTTTCTTCTTAAAGTCGCAAGTTTGTAATTTTTCATCAACCGAACCTGCCACTTTTTGAAATTTACATTCAATTATAAAAAAAGTATTGTTGATAATTACATAAATACTATCATCTGGAAGCAACTTCTTTGATATAATATTTTTCCAATTAACATTATTTTCTTCAAGAAATTTGTAAAAACTATGCTTTTTAAAAATCCTACCAACAATCTCATCATTATAAAAAACATCAAAATTTTCAGTAACTTTATAACCAGGTTGATTTGATAAAAAAGTAGCTAAATCAACCTTGCCCTCAAAAATAAGACCCGTTCTTGTATTACCTCCGCCTATGCCACCTTCTATCATACGTTTTGCTCCAAATAATCCTGAATAGACACGACCTCATACACTAAGCCATCTTGAACACTTTTTATTGATTTTGCAGCGGCTTGAGCGGCAGCTATAGTTGTAAAATAAGGTATTTTAAATCTAAGCACACTTTGTCTTATTTTTTTGCCATCATCGGCATTTGATTTGCTATCGCTTGTATTTATCACGAGTGAAATTTCACCATTTTTCAACCTATCTTCTATATTTGGTCTTCCTTCGCTTATCTTATAAACAAACTCAGCATCCAAATCATACTCTTTTAAAACCTTATATGTTCCGCCGGTTGCTATAATCTTAAATCCTAAGTCCATAAGCTCTTTTGCCAGTTTTACAGCATAAATTTTATCTGCATCAGCAAGTGTTAAAAAGACATTTCCACTTGTCGGAAGTGTGTTATTTGCAGCTATTTGGGATT from the Campylobacter pinnipediorum subsp. pinnipediorum genome contains:
- a CDS encoding PD-(D/E)XK nuclease superfamily protein, with the protein product MIEGGIGGGNTRTGLIFEGKVDLATFLSNQPGYKVTENFDVFYNDEIVGRIFKKHSFYKFLEENNVNWKNIISKKLLPDDSIYVIINNTFFIIECKFQKVAGSVDEKLQTCDFKKKQYIKLLSHLNMEVEYIYLLSDWFQKPEYRDVLDYIISVRCRYYFNYIPLDVLGLPIP